Proteins co-encoded in one Archangium lipolyticum genomic window:
- a CDS encoding Hpt domain-containing protein, with protein MEDAVPILNMEHLARLRELVDPEEPQALAELVHRYLASIPPQLEDMRQLLAAGKAEALEHEAHGLAGSSGMYGMPRVRQCSQKLQARARRNELRGAEELLADVERAFEEARPRLLAELLGPAASTPKVTP; from the coding sequence ATGGAGGACGCGGTTCCCATCCTCAATATGGAGCACCTCGCGCGGCTGCGCGAGCTCGTGGATCCCGAGGAGCCCCAGGCACTCGCGGAGCTGGTCCACCGTTACCTCGCCAGCATCCCCCCGCAGCTCGAGGACATGCGCCAGTTGCTGGCCGCGGGCAAGGCCGAGGCCCTGGAACACGAGGCACACGGGCTGGCCGGAAGCAGCGGGATGTACGGGATGCCGCGCGTGCGTCAGTGCAGCCAGAAGCTGCAGGCCCGCGCCAGGCGCAACGAGCTGAGGGGCGCGGAAGAGTTGCTGGCAGACGTGGAGCGCGCCTTCGAGGAGGCACGACCCAGGCTTCTGGCCGAGCTCCTCGGGCCGGCCGCCAGCACCCCCAAGGTCACTCCCTGA
- a CDS encoding RDD family protein: MLQDPSVSPRSGALCAEHSDRAAAIICARCGSYACELCLRRGFDRGDYCFRCVPASAPLAEPGSRLAAALIDQFAISLPMFVLTIVGGIASSSEGGGGLALFFTLAGVMGTLAVLCYQLYLLVTTGQSLGKRTMGIKVVRLDGSPVDLGRLIFLRNVVPWFIGTVTCNLFSLADPLFVFAADRRCLHDHIADTQVIKVEEHTG, from the coding sequence ATGCTTCAAGACCCGTCCGTCTCCCCGCGCTCCGGTGCCCTCTGCGCCGAACACTCCGACCGCGCGGCCGCCATCATCTGTGCCCGGTGCGGCAGCTACGCCTGTGAGCTGTGTCTCCGCAGGGGGTTCGACCGCGGGGACTACTGCTTCCGCTGCGTGCCGGCCTCGGCGCCGCTCGCGGAGCCGGGCTCTCGTCTCGCCGCCGCCCTCATCGACCAGTTCGCCATCAGCCTCCCCATGTTCGTCCTGACGATCGTCGGCGGCATCGCGAGCAGCTCGGAGGGCGGCGGGGGGCTGGCGCTCTTCTTCACGCTCGCGGGGGTGATGGGAACCCTCGCCGTGCTCTGCTATCAGCTCTACCTGCTCGTCACGACGGGCCAGAGCCTCGGCAAGCGCACGATGGGCATCAAGGTGGTCCGCCTCGATGGAAGCCCGGTGGACCTCGGCCGGCTCATCTTCCTGCGCAACGTCGTGCCGTGGTTCATCGGCACCGTCACCTGCAACCTCTTCAGCCTCGCCGACCCGCTCTTCGTCTTCGCCGCCGACCGCCGGTGTCTCCACGACCACATCGCGGACACCCAGGTCATCAAGGTGGAGGAGCACACCGGCTGA
- a CDS encoding LytR/AlgR family response regulator transcription factor: protein MSPNLRVLIADDELVARKRLVRLLTAFPDVSVCGEAADGAAVLDAVRAGGVDVVLLDIHMPGLSGMDALALLPADGPRVVLVTAHADHAVDAFEHGAVDYVLKPVEASRLQKALERVRTRLAPRAAEPGKGSAVEQLARPLARLPIPTRQGIVLVDPETISHATLEDELVTVFTAQGDYLTDFTLQELVDRLPTEGFYRVHRRALLNLAHVTRLEPLETGGYLARTARGHMVEVSRQSARELRRMLGLRRGVEDEPGA, encoded by the coding sequence GTGAGCCCAAACCTGCGCGTCCTCATCGCCGATGACGAGCTCGTCGCCCGCAAGCGCCTCGTGCGCCTGCTGACGGCCTTCCCCGATGTCTCGGTATGCGGCGAAGCCGCCGATGGCGCGGCCGTGCTCGACGCGGTGCGGGCCGGCGGCGTGGACGTGGTGCTGCTCGACATCCACATGCCCGGGCTCAGTGGCATGGACGCGCTCGCGCTGCTGCCCGCCGACGGCCCCCGCGTCGTCCTCGTCACCGCTCATGCCGACCACGCGGTGGACGCCTTCGAGCACGGCGCCGTGGACTACGTCCTCAAGCCCGTGGAGGCCTCGCGCCTGCAGAAGGCGCTGGAGCGGGTACGGACCCGGCTCGCGCCCAGAGCCGCCGAGCCGGGCAAGGGCTCCGCCGTCGAGCAGCTGGCGCGGCCCCTGGCCCGGCTTCCCATTCCCACCCGCCAGGGCATCGTGCTGGTGGACCCGGAGACCATCTCCCACGCCACGCTCGAGGACGAGCTCGTCACCGTCTTCACCGCCCAGGGCGACTACCTCACGGACTTCACCCTCCAGGAACTGGTGGACCGGCTTCCCACCGAGGGCTTCTACCGGGTGCACCGGCGCGCCCTGCTCAACCTCGCCCACGTCACCCGGCTGGAGCCGCTGGAAACAGGCGGGTACCTGGCACGCACCGCCCGTGGACACATGGTGGAGGTGAGCCGACAGTCCGCCCGCGAGCTACGGCGGATGCTCGGCCTGCGCCGTGGCGTGGAGGACGAGCCCGGGGCTTGA
- a CDS encoding cytochrome P450, whose amino-acid sequence MNQQIRPLPPKVEGFPLIGALPGLLKDRFDFLEAARRKHGDIYTLELGLSRAIILTHPRHVQHVMVDHQKNYSKNGPMWDSMRTFLGNGLPVSEGEYWKRQRRLVQPAFHHQRLMALTDSMVEVIDEHLKRWEQVARTGEPFNVAQAFAGITMDVLVRTMFGSGLAEEDLKRAAREVTYIIDYMLFGMMTHNLPEWAPVPGRARYREAIRIVEEILFRVIDQGRKGGAEDNLLTLMLNMVDAETGERMTDAQIRDEAVGFFVAGFETTSVSLGWALNLLSQHPEAARRLREEVDGVLGQRAPVFADLRQLQYSRNVFQEALRLYSPSYWIARQTVEEDELDGFRIPAGSTMGVFSYLVHRNPAIWEEPLRFDPDRFTPERSEGRHKQAWLPFGAGTRTCIGKEFSLMEGQLILSRVAQRFEVSAIPGREAKLHIGLSMRAKDGVWLRLKAR is encoded by the coding sequence ATGAATCAGCAGATCCGTCCATTGCCGCCGAAGGTGGAGGGCTTTCCGCTCATCGGAGCGCTGCCTGGGCTCCTGAAGGATCGTTTCGACTTCCTGGAGGCGGCCCGGCGCAAGCACGGTGACATCTACACCCTGGAGCTGGGCCTCTCGCGAGCCATCATCCTGACGCACCCCCGGCACGTGCAGCACGTGATGGTGGACCACCAGAAGAACTATTCGAAGAACGGCCCCATGTGGGACTCGATGCGGACGTTCCTGGGCAACGGGCTGCCGGTGAGCGAGGGGGAGTACTGGAAGCGGCAGCGGCGCCTGGTCCAGCCCGCGTTCCACCACCAGCGGCTGATGGCGCTGACGGACAGCATGGTGGAGGTCATCGACGAGCACCTGAAGCGATGGGAGCAGGTGGCGCGGACGGGGGAGCCCTTCAATGTCGCCCAGGCCTTCGCCGGCATCACCATGGACGTGCTCGTGCGCACCATGTTCGGCAGCGGGCTGGCGGAGGAGGACCTGAAGCGGGCGGCGCGGGAGGTGACGTACATCATCGACTACATGCTGTTCGGGATGATGACGCACAACCTGCCGGAGTGGGCTCCGGTGCCGGGCCGGGCTCGCTACCGGGAGGCGATTCGCATCGTCGAGGAGATCCTCTTCCGCGTCATCGATCAGGGACGCAAGGGTGGGGCGGAGGACAACCTGCTCACGCTGATGCTGAACATGGTGGACGCCGAGACGGGCGAGCGGATGACGGATGCGCAGATCCGGGACGAGGCCGTGGGCTTCTTCGTCGCCGGATTCGAGACCACGTCGGTGAGCCTGGGCTGGGCCCTCAACCTGCTGAGCCAGCATCCGGAGGCGGCCCGGCGGCTGCGGGAGGAAGTGGACGGAGTGCTCGGCCAGCGCGCGCCCGTGTTCGCCGACCTGCGCCAGCTCCAGTACTCGCGCAACGTGTTCCAGGAGGCGCTCCGGCTGTACTCGCCCTCGTACTGGATTGCCCGCCAGACGGTGGAGGAGGACGAGCTCGATGGCTTCCGGATTCCGGCGGGGAGCACGATGGGCGTCTTCTCGTACCTGGTGCACCGCAACCCGGCGATCTGGGAGGAGCCGCTGCGGTTCGATCCGGACCGTTTCACGCCGGAGCGCTCCGAGGGACGGCACAAGCAGGCGTGGCTGCCTTTCGGGGCCGGGACGCGGACGTGCATCGGCAAGGAGTTCTCGCTGATGGAGGGGCAGCTCATCCTCTCGCGGGTCGCGCAGCGCTTCGAGGTGTCGGCCATCCCGGGACGGGAGGCGAAGCTGCACATCGGCCTCAGCATGCGCGCGAAGGATGGCGTGTGGCTGCGCCTGAAGGCGCGGTAG
- a CDS encoding glutamate--cysteine ligase family protein, which produces MGLQIQKETFEPEEYERFGQRLTESLEALRQVLARPGFGVGPRTIGAELEMFLVDAAGYPLPVNRQVMSQTMDPRVTVEIDRFNLECNLRPAPLAGRPFTAMRAEFESALAEVRRAAATQGARVAVTGILPTLREADLGSGALTAQPRYRALSAAIRRRRQEPIRVVIGGEDRLTLEWDDVSLEGANTSLQYHLRVDPADFARMYNAAQLATAPVLAVSGNSPFLLGRRLWDETRVALFRQAVDDRGEAPSEAPQHGRVTFGHGWARQGALELFAESVALHAPLLPVLGTESPLARLAEGALPRLDELRLHQGTVWSWNRAIYDPSAGGHVRIEMRALPAGPTVVDMLANGALLLGLTLGLADEVESLLPGLPFTCARGNFLRAAKEGLDAMLLWPERTAPSPRLVPAVALVERLLPVARQGLVGAGVEAEEADSLLSVVAARLRAQQTGARWQRKMLARLEAHMPRPDALGALLERYMTHAASGRPVHEWPLD; this is translated from the coding sequence ATGGGTCTTCAAATCCAGAAAGAGACGTTCGAGCCCGAGGAGTACGAGCGCTTCGGTCAGCGGCTCACCGAGAGCCTGGAGGCGCTGCGGCAGGTGCTGGCGCGTCCGGGCTTCGGCGTGGGGCCTCGCACCATCGGGGCCGAGCTGGAGATGTTCCTGGTGGATGCCGCCGGGTACCCGCTGCCGGTGAACCGGCAGGTGATGAGCCAGACGATGGACCCGCGGGTGACGGTGGAGATCGACCGGTTCAACCTCGAGTGCAACCTGCGGCCGGCGCCGCTGGCGGGGCGTCCCTTCACGGCGATGCGCGCGGAGTTCGAGAGCGCGCTGGCGGAGGTGCGGCGCGCGGCGGCCACGCAGGGGGCACGGGTGGCGGTGACGGGCATCCTCCCCACGCTGCGCGAGGCGGACCTGGGCAGCGGGGCCCTCACGGCGCAGCCGCGCTACCGGGCGCTGTCGGCCGCCATCCGCCGCCGGCGCCAGGAGCCCATCCGCGTGGTCATCGGCGGAGAGGACCGGCTCACCCTGGAGTGGGACGACGTGTCGCTGGAGGGCGCCAACACCTCGCTGCAGTACCACCTGCGCGTGGACCCGGCGGACTTCGCGCGGATGTACAACGCGGCCCAGCTGGCGACGGCGCCGGTGCTGGCGGTGAGCGGCAACTCGCCCTTCCTGCTGGGGCGGAGGCTGTGGGACGAGACGCGCGTGGCGCTCTTCCGGCAGGCGGTGGACGACCGGGGCGAGGCCCCGTCCGAGGCGCCGCAGCACGGGCGCGTCACCTTCGGGCACGGCTGGGCACGCCAGGGGGCGTTGGAGCTGTTCGCCGAGTCGGTGGCGCTGCACGCGCCGCTGCTGCCGGTGCTCGGTACGGAGTCGCCGCTCGCACGCCTGGCGGAGGGTGCACTGCCCCGGCTGGACGAGCTCCGGCTGCACCAGGGCACGGTGTGGAGCTGGAACCGCGCCATCTACGACCCGAGCGCGGGGGGGCACGTCCGCATCGAGATGCGCGCGCTGCCGGCGGGCCCCACGGTGGTGGACATGCTGGCCAACGGGGCGCTGCTGCTGGGCCTCACGCTGGGGCTCGCCGACGAGGTGGAGTCGCTGCTGCCGGGGCTGCCCTTCACGTGCGCCCGGGGCAACTTCCTGCGCGCGGCCAAGGAGGGCCTGGACGCGATGCTGCTGTGGCCCGAGCGCACCGCGCCCTCTCCCCGGCTGGTGCCCGCGGTGGCCCTGGTGGAGCGGCTGCTGCCCGTGGCCCGCCAGGGCCTGGTGGGCGCTGGGGTGGAGGCCGAGGAGGCGGACTCGCTGCTTTCCGTGGTGGCGGCCCGATTGCGCGCTCAGCAGACGGGTGCACGCTGGCAGCGGAAGATGTTGGCCCGGTTGGAAGCACACATGCCCCGGCCGGACGCACTGGGGGCTTTGTTGGAGCGTTATATGACGCACGCGGCGTCCGGCAGGCCGGTCCACGAGTGGCCGCTGGACTGA
- a CDS encoding GGDEF domain-containing response regulator, giving the protein MSEPVAAKVLVVEDNRTMLALMQYYLSKDFTVFLARSAEEALELLQREQLHAVVSDQNLGDGLMGVDLLKKVAELQPHAARILVTASQKLEDAQKAINEARVNHFLTKPFTEQELKNTVGQAVHNAALVQIRDKMVQELKEQLGLRPAKPAAGKPGTTPPPGVRPKTGDARPGDPKGVSLIPESERLAFRDGLTGLYNHRYFQEALSAGLVSARRREQKLALVLIDIDGFRRFNLSRGYAEGDKLLRRVAHLVNELMEDPVTHARSDNSSEIAARYDWDVFGVVLCNADLERARAYAEKLRKAVEELDVPEGSGEAVGEVTVTAAVAVFPDHARNEQELISAAENALRGSKSSFPNRVVLATKG; this is encoded by the coding sequence GTGAGTGAGCCTGTTGCTGCGAAGGTCCTCGTCGTCGAGGACAACCGGACGATGCTGGCCTTGATGCAGTACTACCTGAGCAAGGACTTCACCGTCTTTCTTGCCCGCTCCGCTGAGGAGGCGCTCGAGCTCCTCCAGCGGGAACAACTCCATGCCGTGGTGTCGGATCAGAACCTCGGCGATGGGTTGATGGGCGTCGACCTCCTCAAGAAGGTGGCCGAGCTTCAACCCCATGCCGCGCGCATCCTCGTGACGGCCTCCCAGAAGTTGGAGGACGCCCAGAAGGCCATCAACGAGGCGCGGGTGAACCACTTCCTCACGAAGCCGTTCACCGAGCAGGAGCTGAAGAACACGGTCGGCCAGGCGGTGCACAACGCCGCGCTGGTGCAAATCCGCGACAAGATGGTGCAGGAGCTCAAGGAGCAGCTCGGCCTGCGCCCCGCCAAGCCGGCGGCGGGCAAGCCGGGCACGACGCCTCCTCCGGGCGTGCGCCCCAAGACCGGCGATGCGCGGCCGGGGGACCCCAAGGGCGTCTCGCTCATTCCCGAGAGCGAGCGGCTGGCGTTCCGCGACGGGCTCACCGGGCTCTACAACCACCGCTACTTCCAGGAGGCGCTGAGCGCCGGGCTGGTGAGCGCGCGGCGCCGGGAGCAGAAGCTGGCGCTGGTGCTCATCGACATCGACGGCTTCCGGCGCTTCAACCTCTCGCGCGGGTACGCCGAAGGCGACAAGCTGCTGCGCCGCGTGGCGCACCTGGTGAACGAGCTGATGGAGGACCCCGTCACCCACGCCCGGAGCGACAACTCCTCGGAGATCGCCGCCCGGTACGACTGGGACGTGTTCGGGGTCGTCCTGTGCAACGCGGACCTGGAGCGGGCACGCGCCTACGCGGAGAAGCTGCGCAAGGCGGTGGAGGAGCTGGACGTGCCCGAGGGCAGCGGCGAGGCCGTGGGCGAGGTGACGGTGACGGCCGCGGTGGCCGTCTTCCCGGACCATGCGCGCAACGAGCAGGAGCTGATCTCCGCCGCCGAGAACGCGCTGCGCGGCTCCAAGTCGAGCTTCCCCAACCGCGTGGTCCTCGCCACGAAGGGCTGA
- a CDS encoding NAD(P)/FAD-dependent oxidoreductase, which produces MRPSSSPHVAIVGAGPAGSSAATFLAQQGARVTLLERNHFPRDKTCGDGCTPRTLWMLERLGLGELPAAEAAMVDSVYTISPGGVVLEIGIPTRLFGGKACAIPRQVLDERLVQRAVQSGAELREGVQVEGIERDAKGILLRCREGEPLRADVVLGCDGSPSVVRRALGAPDFPKHEGAFAVRAYYENVQLSHPRSMAFFWEEELLPAYGWIFPLPGGRANVGLGMRADQLAASGAKLPELMEKFCASPNVAKELAGARRIGKVKGHHLPFGSFARHTIFDRALLLGDAAGFVNPLTGEGIEFALESGAFAAEAVAEAVASGDFSARGLGGYGRRWETRFRTAFHLNRRLMRAFERPRLLDRIFRAADRSARVRDELIDILSGEATSISWRFLAAVVLGR; this is translated from the coding sequence ATGCGCCCCTCCTCCTCTCCACACGTCGCCATCGTCGGCGCCGGACCCGCGGGCTCGTCCGCGGCCACGTTCCTCGCCCAGCAGGGCGCCCGCGTGACGCTGCTCGAGCGCAACCACTTCCCTCGCGACAAGACCTGTGGAGATGGCTGCACGCCCCGGACGCTGTGGATGCTGGAGCGGTTGGGGCTCGGTGAGCTGCCCGCCGCCGAGGCCGCGATGGTGGACTCCGTCTACACCATCTCTCCGGGGGGCGTGGTGCTGGAGATCGGCATCCCCACCCGCCTCTTCGGCGGCAAGGCCTGCGCCATTCCCCGCCAGGTGCTCGACGAGCGCCTCGTGCAGCGCGCGGTCCAATCCGGCGCCGAGCTGCGCGAGGGTGTACAGGTGGAGGGCATCGAGCGGGACGCGAAGGGCATCCTCCTGCGCTGCCGCGAGGGTGAGCCCCTGCGCGCCGACGTGGTGCTCGGGTGTGATGGCTCGCCCTCGGTGGTCCGGCGCGCGCTCGGGGCACCCGACTTCCCGAAGCACGAGGGCGCCTTCGCCGTCCGCGCCTACTACGAGAACGTCCAGCTCTCGCACCCGCGCAGCATGGCCTTCTTCTGGGAGGAGGAGCTGCTGCCCGCCTACGGGTGGATCTTCCCGCTGCCGGGCGGCCGGGCCAACGTGGGGCTGGGCATGCGGGCGGACCAGCTCGCCGCGTCCGGGGCGAAGCTCCCCGAGCTGATGGAGAAGTTCTGCGCGAGCCCCAACGTGGCCAAGGAGCTGGCCGGCGCCAGGCGCATCGGGAAGGTGAAGGGGCACCACCTCCCGTTCGGCTCCTTCGCCCGGCACACCATCTTCGACCGGGCGCTGCTGCTGGGAGACGCGGCCGGCTTCGTCAACCCGCTCACGGGCGAGGGCATCGAGTTCGCCCTGGAGTCCGGAGCCTTCGCCGCCGAGGCCGTCGCCGAGGCGGTGGCCTCGGGAGACTTCTCGGCCCGGGGGCTCGGGGGTTACGGGCGGCGCTGGGAGACGCGCTTCCGCACCGCGTTCCACCTCAACCGCCGGCTGATGCGCGCCTTCGAGCGCCCCCGGTTGCTGGACCGCATCTTCCGCGCGGCGGACCGCAGCGCGCGCGTGCGCGACGAGCTCATCGACATCCTGAGCGGCGAGGCCACGAGCATCTCCTGGCGCTTCCTCGCCGCGGTGGTGCTCGGGCGCTGA
- a CDS encoding FAD/NAD(P)-binding protein translates to MERRWDVVVVGGGASGTLLAAQLLRGARAPFRVALLERTGRMGPGLAYSTESPSHLLNVPTGRMSAFPDDPEHFLRWMRRVEPGTGPGDFAQRRRYGQYLEDVLHEARRDAAPGVELEFLSGEVVSIAQEGDSVRVALEGGPVLEARMAVLAVGNSLPADLSVEDGGLYTSPRYIRSPWLEGALERVGPQDTVMLVGTGLTMVDTVLSLVERGHQGRIHALSRHGLLPHVHRPASVRALAEFQEPPSIRAMLRTLRQEVRLAREDEGWRGVMDALRPHIVSLWRNLPEPEQRRFLRHLRSFWEVHRHRMAPAVGEVLERLQRTGVLSIHAARVRSFRPVDPGVEVRFRRRGLAHEDTLLVQRVINCTGPDGTIARAHPLLRGLFAAGHARADALGLGLATDPGGALLDAEGEPSPVLFTLGPLRRGELWETTAIPEIRVQAHALARRLLEQRVSSQRPRDTELFPLPPPFP, encoded by the coding sequence ATGGAGCGGCGATGGGATGTGGTGGTCGTGGGTGGGGGCGCCAGCGGTACGTTGTTGGCGGCGCAACTGTTGAGGGGTGCTCGTGCGCCCTTTCGGGTCGCGCTGCTGGAGCGGACGGGGCGCATGGGCCCCGGTCTGGCCTATTCGACGGAGAGCCCGAGCCATCTGCTCAATGTGCCCACCGGGAGGATGAGCGCCTTCCCGGATGACCCGGAGCACTTCCTCCGGTGGATGCGTCGTGTCGAGCCGGGGACGGGGCCCGGAGATTTCGCGCAGCGCAGGCGCTACGGCCAGTACCTGGAGGACGTGCTGCACGAGGCGCGGCGGGACGCGGCGCCGGGCGTCGAGCTGGAGTTCCTGTCGGGCGAGGTCGTGTCCATCGCCCAGGAGGGGGACTCGGTCCGGGTGGCGCTCGAGGGCGGCCCGGTGCTCGAGGCGCGGATGGCGGTGCTGGCGGTGGGCAACTCCCTCCCCGCGGACCTGTCCGTGGAGGACGGCGGCCTGTACACGAGCCCCCGTTACATCCGGTCGCCCTGGCTCGAAGGCGCCCTGGAGCGGGTCGGACCCCAGGACACCGTGATGCTCGTCGGCACGGGCCTGACGATGGTGGACACCGTGCTGTCGCTGGTCGAGCGGGGACACCAGGGGCGCATCCACGCCCTCTCCCGGCATGGGCTGCTCCCGCACGTCCATCGCCCCGCCTCCGTCCGCGCGCTCGCGGAGTTCCAAGAGCCCCCGAGCATCCGCGCCATGCTGCGCACGCTGCGCCAGGAGGTCCGGCTCGCTCGCGAGGACGAGGGCTGGCGCGGCGTGATGGATGCCCTGCGGCCCCACATCGTCTCGCTGTGGCGGAACCTGCCCGAGCCGGAGCAGCGCCGCTTCCTGCGCCACCTGCGCTCCTTCTGGGAGGTCCACCGCCACCGCATGGCTCCTGCGGTGGGCGAGGTCCTCGAGCGGCTCCAGCGGACCGGCGTGCTGAGCATCCACGCGGCCCGTGTGCGGAGCTTCCGGCCTGTCGACCCGGGCGTGGAGGTCCGCTTCCGTCGGCGTGGCCTCGCGCACGAGGACACGCTGCTCGTCCAGCGCGTCATCAACTGCACCGGCCCTGATGGCACCATCGCTCGCGCGCACCCGCTGCTGCGGGGGCTGTTCGCGGCGGGGCACGCCCGGGCGGATGCGCTGGGGCTCGGCCTGGCCACGGATCCGGGGGGCGCGCTGCTGGACGCGGAGGGCGAGCCCTCGCCCGTGCTGTTCACCCTCGGGCCCCTTCGCCGGGGCGAGCTGTGGGAGACCACGGCCATCCCGGAGATTCGCGTGCAGGCGCACGCCCTCGCGCGGCGGCTGCTGGAGCAACGCGTCTCCTCCCAGAGGCCGCGCGACACCGAGCTCTTTCCTCTTCCGCCTCCCTTTCCCTGA
- the rlmN gene encoding 23S rRNA (adenine(2503)-C(2))-methyltransferase RlmN, producing the protein MTMQSTPVTSPVNLYDLPRAALGELLAGWGYSAYYRDLLWEALYRQQVESLDSLPGLRPDLVRALQERAHLERPSTHHEVFSSDGYTRKLLLRLRDGQTVETVLMRFKGRATVCLSTQAGCAMGCVFCATGQMGFVRHLSPGEIIGQVLHVTRILRETNESLRNVVLMGMGEPLHNYDATLAAVDIMVDQLGLALGPRFITLSTVGVVPGIRRLADEDRPVQLAVSLHGATDAERGALVPAARKWPLAELMDACRYYVEKRKRHIFYEWALIAGQNDTPEQAHALGRLLEGMEAHVNLIPLNPTVGYGQNPSGPEAVRAFQDILASYGLPSTVRQRRGIDIDAGCGQLKAAVERPRPSRQPTTA; encoded by the coding sequence ATGACCATGCAGTCCACGCCCGTCACCTCACCGGTCAACCTGTATGACCTGCCGCGTGCCGCCCTCGGCGAGCTACTCGCCGGCTGGGGCTATAGCGCCTACTACCGCGACCTGCTCTGGGAGGCCCTCTACCGCCAGCAGGTGGAATCCCTCGACTCCCTCCCCGGGCTGCGGCCGGACCTCGTCCGGGCACTCCAGGAGCGCGCCCACCTGGAGCGGCCCTCCACGCACCATGAGGTCTTCAGCTCCGACGGCTACACCCGGAAGCTGCTGCTGCGGCTGCGCGACGGACAGACCGTGGAGACGGTCCTCATGCGCTTCAAGGGCCGGGCCACCGTGTGCCTCAGCACCCAGGCCGGCTGCGCCATGGGCTGCGTCTTCTGCGCCACCGGACAGATGGGCTTCGTGCGGCACCTGTCGCCCGGGGAGATCATCGGCCAGGTGCTGCACGTCACCCGCATCCTCCGCGAGACGAACGAGTCCCTGCGCAACGTGGTGCTGATGGGCATGGGCGAGCCCCTGCACAACTACGACGCCACGCTGGCCGCGGTGGACATCATGGTGGACCAGCTGGGGCTCGCGCTGGGGCCGCGCTTCATCACCCTGAGCACCGTGGGCGTGGTGCCGGGCATCCGCCGGCTCGCGGACGAGGACCGGCCGGTGCAGCTCGCCGTCAGCCTCCACGGCGCCACGGACGCGGAGCGCGGCGCGCTGGTGCCCGCGGCCCGCAAGTGGCCCCTGGCCGAGCTGATGGACGCCTGCCGCTACTATGTGGAGAAGCGCAAGCGCCACATCTTCTACGAGTGGGCGCTCATCGCCGGGCAGAACGACACGCCCGAGCAGGCCCACGCCCTGGGACGATTGCTCGAGGGCATGGAGGCGCACGTCAACCTCATCCCGCTCAACCCCACGGTGGGCTACGGCCAGAACCCCAGCGGCCCCGAGGCCGTGCGCGCCTTCCAGGACATCCTCGCCAGCTACGGCCTGCCCAGCACCGTGCGGCAGCGCCGCGGCATCGACATCGACGCCGGCTGCGGCCAGCTCAAGGCCGCCGTGGAGCGCCCGCGTCCCTCGCGGCAGCCCACGACGGCCTGA